One window from the genome of Musa acuminata AAA Group cultivar baxijiao chromosome BXJ1-4, Cavendish_Baxijiao_AAA, whole genome shotgun sequence encodes:
- the LOC135640382 gene encoding uncharacterized protein LOC135640382: MLARSSSRHQLRNRISAEGGPGTFLGQQTQSLHPVERITIEDLRSYSIDLLLNCRCGTKVACLWRALEQPLRELHRFFREGEQYVRRCLEPGEWWGKAVALIQNSECVELHLHNLLWCVPVVLEAIENVAEATAGGDQEDIQKKRLVFSKKYEREWMEPELFQHKLGKLYLSSQELRTRLETAWKEDRWILSETIAEKASSGSRPLTKQENRLAQLLVGPKGKLWPSSVLVGSPDYQVRRRFGSGSVYYKEIQWMGETFVVKHVIGDTASLTNEISILSSIAHPNVMQYMYCFTDEEKKECLMLMELISKDLSCYIREVCSTRRKVLPLLVAVDTMLQIARGMEYLHSKQIYHGDLNPSNIFFKARNPSPDGYLHAKVGGLGLSPATNSKASSCIWHSPEVLLEQEQTGDGSSSSSKRTEKADVYSFAMICFELLTGKVPFEDNHLQGDKMSKNIRAGERPLFPSQSPKYLVTLTRRCWHSDPSQRPSFSSVCRVLRYLKRFLVLNPDHSQPDPTPPPPPVDYFDLESSLSKRFANWARGDLLRASEVPFQMYAFRVLERERTSANVKERSSESGSEGASVCGDENACNGVLPDDDDTIATVVSADKSLPQKVTLDTNKKTTSARKADGKANKQSSGQNQKARMVRSPQLSCGRSVKMNSERQLQPVVMSPGRQKTSGHNSDT; the protein is encoded by the exons ATGCTGGCCCGAAGCTCGTCGAGACACCAATTACGTAACCGCATCTCTGCGGAAGGAGGCCCGGGGACTTTCCTGGGTCAACAGACCCAATCACTCCATCCTGTGGAGCGAATAACTATCGAAGACCTACGCTCTTATAGTATTGACCTACTTCTAAAttgccgatgtgggactaaagttGCTTGTTTGTGGCGCGCCCTCGAGCAACCTCTCAGGGAGCTCCACCGCTTCTTCCGGGAGGGAGAGCAGTACGTGAGGCGGTGCCTCGAGCCGGGGGAGTGGTGGGGGAAAGCCGTCGCCCTCATCCAGAATTCCGAATGCGTCGAACTCCACCTCCACAATCTGCTCTGGTGCGTCCCCGTCGTGCTCGAGGCGATCGAGAACGTCGCCGAGGCCACCGCCGGGGGTGACCAGGAAGACATCCAAAAGAAGCGGCTCGTCTTCTCCAAGAAGTACGAGAGGGAGTGGATGGAGCCCGAGCTCTTCCAGCACAAGCTAGGGAAGCTCTACTTGTCCTCGCAAGAACTGCGCACCAGATTGGAGACGGCATGGAAGGAGGACCGATGGATTCTCTCCGAGACCATAGCCGAGAAGGCGAGCTCCGGGTCCAGGCCTCTGACGAAGCAGGAGAACAGGCTTGCCCAGCTCCTGGTTGGCCCAAAGGGGAAGCTTTGGCCGAGCTCAGTCCTCGTTGGCTCGCCGGACTACCAAGTAAGAAGAAGATTTGGGAGTGGGAGCGTCTACTACAAGGAGATCCAATGGATGGGCGAGACCTTCGTGGTGAAGCACGTTATCGGAGACACAGCGTCACTGACGAACGAGATCTCCATCCTCTCATCGATCGCGCACCCGAACGTAATGCAGTACATGTACTGCTTCACCGACGAAGAGAAGAAAGAGTGCTTGATGCTGATGGAGCTGATAAGCAAAGATCTCTCTTGTTACATACGAGAGGTTTGCTCCACAAGGAGAAAGGTGCTTCCTTTGCTGGTGGCAGTGGACACGATGCTTCAAATAGCCAGAGGAATGGAGTACCTTCACTCGAAGCAGATCTACCATGGCGACCTGAACCCTTCGAACATCTTCTTCAAGGCGAGGAATCCATCACCAGACGGCTATCTGCACGCGAAAGTTGGCGGCTTGGGGCTGTCGCCGGCGACGAACTCCAAGGCTTCATCATGCATTTGGCATTCTCCGGAGGTTCTACTGGAGCAGGAGCAGACGGGggatggcagcagcagcagctcaaaGCGCACGGAGAAGGCGGACGTCTACAGCTTCGCCATGATATGCTTCGAACTCTTGACAGGAAAGGTACCCTTCGAGGACAACCATCTGCAGGGAGACAAGATGAGCAAGAACATCAGGGCCGGGGAGAGGCCATTGTTTCCGTCTCAGTCTCCCAAGTACCTCGTGACCCTAACGAGGAGATGCTGGCACTCTGATCCCTCGCAGCGCCCGAGCTTCTCCTCTGTTTGCAGGGTGCTCCGTTACCTCAAACGGTTCCTGGTGCTGAATCCAGATCACAGCCAGCCGGAtccgacgccgccgccgccgccggtggATTACTTCGATCTGGAGAGCAGTCTGTCGAAGAGGTTCGCGAACTGGGCAAGGGGCGACCTTCTCCGAGCCTCGGAAGTGCCCTTCCAAATGTATGCATTCAGAGTGCTGGAAAGGGAGAGGACGAGCGCGAACGTGAAGGAGAGGAGCTCGGAGTCGGGCAGCGAGGGGGCATCAGTTTGCGGCGATGAGAATGCATGTAATGGTGTTCTTCCAGATGATGATGATACAATCGCGACCGTTGTTAGTGCCGATAAGTCGTTGCCTCAAAAGGTCACCCTTGACACGAACAAGAAAACAACATCGGCAAGGAAGGCCGATGGAAAGGCCAACAAGCAATCATCAG GGCAGAACCAGAAAGCAAGAATGGTCAGATCACCACAATTATCATGTGGACGCAGCGTGAAGATGAACTCCGAAAGGCAGCTGCAACCAGTTGTGATGAGCCCAGGAAGGCAGAAGACATCAGGACATAACTCAGATACATAG
- the LOC135582758 gene encoding isocitrate dehydrogenase [NADP]-like — protein sequence MAFEKIKVFNPIVEMDGDEMTRVFWKSIKEKLIFPFLDLDIKYFDLGLPNRDATDDKVTIESAEATLNYNVAIKCATITPDEARVKEFNLKSMWKSPNGTIRNILNGTVFREPIICKNIPRLVPGWTKPICIGRHAFGDQYRATDTVIKGPGKLKLVFEGKDEEVELEVFNFTGAGGVALSMYNTDESIHAFADASMATAYQKKWPLYLSTKNTILKKYDGRFKDIFQEVYETEWKSKFEAAGIWYEHRLIDDMVAYALKSEGGYVWACKNYDGDVQSDFLAQGFGSLGLMTSVLVCPDGKTIEAEAAHGTVTRHYRVHQKGGETSTNSIASIFAWSRGLAHRAKLDDNARLLDFTEKLEAACVGTVESGKMTKDLALLLHGSSVTRAQYLNTEEFIDAVASELRARLST from the exons ATGGCGTTCGAGAAGATCAAGGTCTTCAACCCCATCGTCGAGATGGACG GGGATGAAATGACTCGAGTCTTTTGGAAATCAATCAAAGAAAAG CTCATTTTTCCATTCTTGGACCTGGATATCAAGTACTTTGACTTGGGACTACCTAACCGTGATGCTACAGATGATAAAGTCACAATAGAAAGTGCAGAAGCTACTCTTAA TTATAATGTAGCAATCAAATGTGCAACAATAACTCCAG ATGAAGCTCGGGTTAAGGAGTTCAACCTGAAATCCATGTGGAAGAGCCCCAATGGAACAATCAGGAATATTTTGAATG GCACTGTATTTAGAGAGCCAATTATCTGTAAAAACATCCCACGGCTTGTTCCAG GATGGACAAAGCCAATATGCATTGGGAGACATGCTTTTGGTGATCAGTACCGTGCAACTGATACAGTAATTAAAGGGCCTGGAAAGCTTAAATTAGTTTTCG AGGGAAAAGATGAGGAAGTTGAACTAGAGGTTTTCAACTTCACTGGCGCAGGTGGAGTTGCCTTATCAATGTACAACACTGATGAG TCAATTCATGCATTTGCGGATGCTTCCATGGCTACTGCTTACCAAAAGAAATGGCCCCTTTATCTTAGCACCAAAAATACAATTTTGAAAAAATATGATGGAAG GTTCAAGGATATATTCCAAGAGGTCTATGAAACTGAATGGAAATCCAAGTTTGAGGCTGCAGGAATTTG GTATGAACATCGTCTAATTGATGACATGGTTGCTTATGCACTTAAGAGTGAAGGTGGTTATGTTTGGGCTTGCAAAAACTATGACGGAGATGTACAGAGTGATTTCTTAGCTCAAG GTTTTGGGTCTCTTGGCCTGATGACATCAGTGTTG GTGTGCCCTGATGGGAAAACCATTGAAGCTGAAGCTGCACATGGAACAGTAACCCGCCATTACCGGGTTCACCAAAAAGGTGGTGAAACCAGTACAAACAGTATAGCTTCCATCTTTGCCTGGTCAAGAGGGCTTGCTCACAG GGCAAAGCTAGATGACAATGCCAGGCTCCTTGATTTTACTGAGAAATTGGAAGCAGCTTGTGTTGGAACTGTTGAGTCTGGGAAAATGACCAAAGATCTTGCACTTCTCCTACACGGATCCAG CGTTACTCGAGCCCAGTACCTGAACACTGAAgagttcattgatgcggtggcATCTGAGCTGAGAGCAAGACTTTCTACCTAA
- the LOC108952583 gene encoding protein WHAT'S THIS FACTOR 1, chloroplastic: MDPRLLLSSQRTAPPSPFPFLLSSSSSTRILVSFPPRSAFFGSILVEGLGRRVKETPLRSTTVTAAVKRRKEVPFDSVIERDKKLKLVLKIRNILVKQPDRIMSLRELGRFRRDLGLTRKRRFIGLLRRFPAVFEIVEEGVYSLRFRLTPEAERIYLEELRSREEMEQLLVVKLRKLLMLSLDRRILLEKIAHLRHDLGLPAEFRDTICQRYPQYFRVVPTDRGPALELTHWDPELAVSAAEIAEEENRIREAEERNLIIDRAPRFRRVNLPRGLNLSKGEMRRLSQFKEMPYISPYSDFSGLRPGTSVKEKHACGVVHEILSFTLEKRTLVDHLTHFREEFRFSQQLRGMLIRHPDMFYVSLKGDRDSVFLREAYRGSQLIEKDRMLLLKEKLRALVMVPRFPGGGAQKSDETEKADGTSGGGSGVKGDEEWSDVDGLLSDGFGSGFDDEDDEDDDDDEEDDWSEEEDESPPDFSDGEGLNFNAKKPQAVNGLIKVEDQVLIPTLPDGQPRERW; encoded by the coding sequence atggatccaagattgctgctttCCTCCCAAAGAACAGCGCCTCCCTCCCCCTttcccttcctcctctcctcctcatcttccacAAGAATTCTCGTCTCCTTCCCCCCAAGGTCCGCATTCTTTGGCTCCATTCTCGTTGAGGGACTCGGCCGGAGAGTAAAGGAGACACCTTTGCGCTCGACTACTGTGACGGCTGCCGTCAAGCGGCGCAAGGAGGTCCCTTTCGATTCCGTGATCGAGCGCGACAAGAAGCTGAAGCTGGTGCTCAAGATCCGCAACATCCTCGTGAAGCAGCCCGACCGCATCATGAGTCTTCGCGAGCTCGGCCGCTTCCGCCGCGACCTCGGCCTCACCCGGAAGCGCCGCTTCATCGGGCTCCTCCGCCGCTTCCCGGCCGTGTTCGAGATCGTCGAGGAGGGCGTCTACTCCTTGCGATTCCGGCTCACCCCTGAGGCCGAGCGGATCTACCTAGAGGAGCTGCGCTCCCGGGAGGAGATGGAGCAGCTGCTTGTTGTGAAGCTGCGGAAGCTCCTGATGCTGTCGCTCGACCGCCGGATCCTCCTGGAGAAGATCGCCCACCTTCGGCACGATCTCGGGCTGCCGGCCGAGTTCAGGGACACCATTTGCCAGAGGTACCCGCAGTACTTCCGGGTCGTGCCCACTGACCGAGGCCCGGCGCTCGAGCTCACGCACTGGGATCCCGAGCTTGCCGTCTCTGCTGCCGAGATTGCTGaggaggagaacagaatcagggaAGCTGAGGAGCGCAACCTGATCATTGACAGGGCTCCTAGGTTCCGAAGGGTGAACCTGCCCCGAGGTTTGAATCTCTCGAAGGGAGAGATGCGGAGGTTGAGCCAGTTCAAGGAAATGCCCTACATATCTCCTTACTCTGATTTCTCTGGATTGAGGCCAGGAACATCTGTGAAGGAGAAGCACGCATGCGGCGTAGTCCATGAGATCTTGAGCTTCACATTGGAGAAGCGGACTTTGGTCGACCACCTCACCCACTTCAGGGAGGAGTTCAGGTTCTCGCAGCAGCTGAGGGGAATGCTTATCAGACACCCTGACATGTTCTATGTCTCGCTGAAGGGGGACAGGGACTCCGTGTTCCTTCGCGAGGCTTATCGTGGTTCGCAGTTAATTGAGAAGGATAGGATGTTGCTTCTCAAGGAGAAGCTGCGGGCGCTTGTCATGGTTCCACGATTCCCAGGAGGGGGTGCTCAGAAGTCAGATGAGACAGAAAAAGCCGATGGAACATCAGGAGGCGGAAGCGGCGTCAAAGGTGACGAGGAATGGTCTGATGTGGATGGTCTTTTGTCCGATGGGTTTGGCAGTGGATTTGATGACGAGGATgacgaagatgatgatgatgatgaagaggatGATTGGAGCGAAGAAGAGGATGAATCTCCTCCTGATTTTAGTGATGGTGAAGGTCTGAACTTCAATGCGAAAAAGCCACAAGCAGTTAATGGCTTAATAAAGGTTGAAGATCAAGTTCTGATTCCTACACTTCCAGATGGCCAGCCAAGAGAGAGATGGTGA